The following proteins are co-located in the Leucoraja erinacea ecotype New England chromosome 4, Leri_hhj_1, whole genome shotgun sequence genome:
- the LOC129696417 gene encoding proteasome subunit alpha type-7 encodes MAARYDRAITVFSPDGHLFQVEYAQEAVKKGSTAVGIRGKDIVVLGVEKKSVAKLQEERTVRKICALDDHVCMAFAGLTADARIVINRARVECQSHKLTVEDPVTVEYITRFIATLKQRYTQSNGRRPFGISALIVGFDFDGTPRLYQTDPSGTYQAWKANAIGRSAKTVREFLEKNYTEEAIATDNDTIKLAIKALLEVVQSGGKNIDLAIIRRNQALKLLDAKEIESLVTEIEKEKEEETEKKKQKKT; translated from the exons ATGGCGGCCAGGTACGACCGCGCCATCACCGTCTTCTCGCCCGACGGACACCTCTTCCAGGTGGAGTACGCGCAGGAGGCCGTGAAGAAAGGCTCCACTGCG GTTGGGATACGAGGGAAAGATATTGTTGTTTTGGGTGTGGAGAAAAAGTCAGTTGCAAAGCTTCAAGAAGAGAGAACGGTGCGGAAAATCTGTGCTCTCGATGATCATGTCTGTATGGCATTTGCAG GGCTGACGGCTGATGCTCGGATCGTTATCAACCGAGCGCGGGTGGAATGTCAGAGCCACAAACTGACTGTGGAAGACCCAGTGACTGTAGAGTACATTACACGCTTCATTGCAACTTTGAAACAG cGTTACACACAAAGCAATGGTCGGAGACCTTTTGGAATCTCTGCATTGATTGTGGGCTTTGATTTCGATGGCACTCCGCGTTTGTACCAAACTGACCCATCTGGGACATACCAAGCTTGGAAG GCAAATGCTATCGGTCGTAGTGCCAAGACAGTCCGAGAGTTTCTTGAAAAGAACTACACTGAAGAGGCTATAGCAACCGACAATGACACCATCAAGCTTGCTATTAAAGCCCTCCTGGAA GTTGTGCAGTCCGGTGGGAAAAATATCGATCTGGCCATAATCAGAAGGAATCAGGCCTTGAAG CTCCTCGACGCGAAAGAAATCGAATCGCTTGTCACAGAAATCGAGAAGGAAAAGGAGGAAGAGACTGAAAAGAAGAAACAGAAGAAAACCTAA